A window of Chloroflexota bacterium contains these coding sequences:
- a CDS encoding sugar ABC transporter permease: MAAGSPSVSVQAPTQPAAGRRPLFQREPVLGWLLLSPVLLVMLVLVVWPMLTAIWIAFTDKSIGRDATFVGLANFTQVVSSPRFLRAIQQSLVFTVVAIVLKFALGMAMALVLNRAFFGRNVLRAYFLVPWILPGFVAYMMWRWFLDPLQGVLNYALTDLGLISFPLEFLSSPKMALPSVIVAHVWRSFPFFGVAFLAGLQNIPSEQYEAAAVDGANGWQKFLYITIPGLRHVILVVLMLATIWTFNAFEPIYLLTGGGPADATMVYTVLAYEMGIVNMRLGEASAVPVLILPILGLFIVALSGVMSRDE; encoded by the coding sequence ATGGCCGCCGGATCGCCCAGCGTCTCGGTGCAAGCGCCGACGCAGCCGGCCGCCGGCAGACGCCCGCTCTTCCAGCGCGAGCCGGTGCTGGGCTGGCTGCTGCTCTCGCCGGTCCTGCTGGTGATGCTGGTGCTGGTGGTCTGGCCGATGCTCACGGCGATCTGGATTGCCTTCACGGACAAGAGCATCGGCCGGGACGCTACCTTCGTCGGGCTGGCGAACTTTACGCAGGTCGTGTCGTCGCCGCGTTTCCTCCGGGCCATCCAGCAGTCGCTGGTGTTCACGGTCGTCGCCATCGTCCTGAAGTTTGCGCTCGGCATGGCGATGGCGCTCGTGCTGAACCGGGCCTTCTTCGGGCGGAACGTTCTGCGGGCCTATTTCCTGGTGCCGTGGATCCTCCCCGGCTTCGTAGCCTACATGATGTGGCGCTGGTTCCTGGACCCGCTTCAGGGCGTCCTCAACTACGCGCTGACCGATCTCGGGCTGATCTCGTTCCCGCTGGAGTTCCTGAGCAGCCCGAAGATGGCCCTCCCTTCGGTGATCGTGGCCCACGTCTGGCGCAGCTTCCCGTTCTTCGGGGTGGCGTTCCTGGCCGGCCTCCAGAACATCCCCTCGGAGCAGTACGAGGCCGCCGCCGTGGACGGCGCGAACGGCTGGCAGAAGTTCCTCTACATCACCATCCCAGGGCTGCGGCACGTGATCCTGGTAGTGCTGATGCTGGCGACCATCTGGACGTTCAACGCCTTCGAGCCGATCTACCTGCTGACTGGCGGTGGCCCGGCCGACGCCACGATGGTCTACACGGTGCTGGCCTACGAGATGGGCATCGTCAACATGCGGCTCGGGGAGGCGTCGGCGGTGCCGGTGCTGATCCTGCCGATCCTCGGCCTCTTCATCGTGGCCTTGAGCGGGGTGATGAGCCGTGATGAGTAG
- a CDS encoding carbohydrate ABC transporter permease, translating to MSSSRAISRPAGSPLGRITNAVPAALVVVLLTAFVSLPLYSMVVTAFKTDKEIYDDFSYIPRQPTLIQFQRVIVGERFFVNIQNSLIVATTATVVAISMSVLAAFAVVRLRFRGRVWVARLILFKYLLPTTLIYIPLFLVVNGLGLANTLQSLIFTYLSFSIPFATWLLMGYFRGIPAELEEQAMIDGCSRIGAMIRVLLPLAAPGVVAASIFTFTGAWNEFLLALVFINRPALQTVPVKLSGMIVGDQYVWGAIMAGAILASLPVVLLYFLAQRFVVAGLAAGAVKG from the coding sequence ATGAGTAGCAGCCGCGCCATCAGCCGGCCGGCCGGCAGCCCGCTGGGCCGCATCACGAACGCCGTGCCGGCCGCTCTGGTGGTCGTCTTGCTGACCGCCTTCGTCTCGCTGCCGCTCTACAGCATGGTCGTCACGGCCTTCAAGACGGACAAGGAGATCTACGACGACTTCTCCTACATCCCGCGCCAGCCGACACTGATCCAGTTTCAGCGGGTGATCGTCGGGGAGCGGTTCTTCGTCAACATCCAGAACAGCCTGATCGTCGCGACCACCGCGACGGTCGTGGCGATCTCGATGAGCGTGCTGGCGGCCTTCGCGGTCGTGCGGCTGCGCTTCCGGGGGCGGGTCTGGGTGGCCCGCCTGATCCTCTTCAAGTACTTGCTGCCCACCACGCTGATCTACATCCCGCTCTTCCTGGTGGTCAACGGCCTGGGGCTGGCGAACACGCTCCAGTCGCTGATCTTCACCTACCTCTCGTTCTCGATCCCCTTCGCGACGTGGCTGCTGATGGGCTACTTCCGGGGTATCCCGGCCGAGCTTGAAGAGCAGGCGATGATCGACGGCTGCTCGCGGATCGGCGCGATGATCCGGGTGTTGCTGCCGCTGGCCGCCCCGGGCGTCGTCGCCGCGTCGATCTTCACGTTCACCGGCGCCTGGAACGAGTTCTTGCTGGCGCTGGTGTTTATCAATCGGCCAGCCTTGCAGACGGTGCCGGTCAAGCTCTCGGGGATGATCGTCGGCGACCAGTACGTCTGGGGCGCGATCATGGCCGGCGCGATCCTCGCCTCGCTGCCGGTGGTCTTGCTCTACTTCCTGGCGCAGCGCTTCGTGGTGGCCGGGCTGGCGGCGGGGGCGGTCAAGGGCTAG
- a CDS encoding ABC transporter substrate-binding protein, with protein MVQRLSRRRFLLLSGTTISAIALTTACQSQAVPLPPAGAQPTTAPKPAEQKPAAAGAPAQSAPAGQSAPAAQAPAQAAPPAPAAQPAAAQPPAPAAGGDAPASGVNRKETVIMSVSDDLNQFADPEIFNPFLTGAKRTGWHFAYEPLYFYNPWFTKEVTAPPGLQGKDGEIPYLATGYEYSKDYTELTLKLRPGVTWSDGKPFQASDVVFTLNMLRENAPKLVFASDMKLWIKDVTAPDPQTAKITFNMPAPRFMFQYIQWHQDAGFPIVPEHVFKGQDPLTFTNLDLAKGPPVVTGPWKLTSSTPGQKIFERRDDWWGVKAGFSKLPAVKKVIVLPHYEDPKLTQLLAADQVTATHNIQQPADAEVILQRNLNILVRSADKVKPWGWLDWYTNCLSFNCMKAPFDDPEVRWAVNYAIDRKSIVDIGFKGDTEATLLPFPTYQPMIPYFDAVKDLLQKYPVGTYDPSKTDQIMESKGYKRDSEKLWVKDGQRISTIIILPPGFFQNFAPLIVTQLRDAGFDASFKSPSNAATLMQTGDLDAFIQGHTGSITDPYQTLDHYNARWVKPIGEVAERPYRWSNKEFSDLVDKMGAMHPSNSAFMDTYRQAMEIWLKNLPDVPTIQWYLILPVSGTDWKGWPDSKTPYCAPSLWHRGSAGLVLNTIQPA; from the coding sequence ATGGTGCAGCGACTTTCCCGCCGACGTTTCTTGCTCCTTTCCGGAACGACCATCAGCGCGATCGCGCTCACGACGGCCTGCCAATCCCAGGCCGTGCCGTTGCCGCCGGCCGGCGCGCAGCCAACGACGGCTCCCAAGCCGGCCGAGCAGAAGCCGGCAGCGGCCGGCGCGCCCGCGCAGTCGGCCCCGGCCGGGCAATCGGCCCCGGCCGCCCAGGCTCCGGCGCAGGCTGCTCCACCGGCGCCCGCCGCGCAGCCAGCGGCTGCCCAGCCGCCCGCCCCGGCCGCCGGCGGCGATGCGCCCGCCAGCGGGGTCAACCGCAAGGAGACGGTCATCATGAGCGTCTCCGACGACCTGAACCAGTTCGCGGATCCGGAGATCTTCAACCCGTTCCTGACGGGGGCCAAGCGCACCGGCTGGCATTTCGCCTACGAGCCGCTCTACTTCTACAACCCCTGGTTTACCAAGGAGGTCACCGCCCCGCCCGGCCTCCAGGGCAAGGACGGCGAGATCCCCTACCTCGCCACCGGCTACGAGTACAGCAAGGACTACACCGAGCTGACGCTCAAGCTGCGGCCGGGCGTGACCTGGAGCGACGGCAAGCCGTTCCAGGCCAGCGACGTGGTATTCACGCTCAACATGCTCCGCGAGAACGCCCCGAAGCTGGTGTTCGCCTCGGACATGAAGCTCTGGATCAAGGACGTCACCGCGCCGGACCCGCAGACGGCGAAGATCACCTTCAACATGCCGGCCCCGCGCTTCATGTTCCAGTACATCCAGTGGCACCAGGACGCCGGCTTCCCCATCGTCCCGGAGCACGTCTTCAAGGGCCAGGATCCGCTCACCTTCACCAACCTCGATCTGGCGAAGGGGCCGCCCGTGGTGACCGGGCCGTGGAAGCTGACCAGCTCCACTCCCGGCCAGAAGATCTTCGAGCGGCGCGACGACTGGTGGGGCGTCAAGGCCGGCTTCAGCAAGCTGCCGGCCGTCAAGAAGGTCATCGTCCTGCCGCACTACGAAGACCCGAAGCTGACCCAGCTTCTCGCGGCCGATCAGGTCACGGCCACCCACAACATCCAGCAGCCGGCCGACGCCGAGGTCATCCTGCAGCGGAACCTGAACATCCTCGTCCGCAGCGCGGACAAGGTGAAGCCGTGGGGCTGGCTCGACTGGTACACCAACTGCCTCAGCTTCAACTGCATGAAGGCGCCGTTCGACGATCCCGAGGTGCGTTGGGCTGTCAACTACGCCATCGACCGCAAGTCGATCGTAGACATCGGGTTCAAGGGCGACACCGAGGCGACGCTGCTCCCCTTCCCGACCTACCAGCCGATGATCCCCTACTTCGATGCGGTCAAGGATCTCCTCCAGAAGTACCCCGTCGGCACTTATGACCCCTCCAAGACCGACCAGATCATGGAGTCCAAGGGGTACAAGCGCGACTCCGAGAAGCTCTGGGTCAAGGACGGCCAGCGCATCTCGACCATCATCATCCTGCCGCCGGGCTTCTTCCAGAACTTCGCGCCGCTGATCGTCACCCAGCTTCGCGATGCCGGCTTCGACGCCTCGTTCAAGTCGCCGAGCAACGCCGCCACGCTGATGCAGACCGGCGATCTGGATGCCTTCATCCAGGGCCACACCGGCAGCATCACCGACCCATACCAGACGCTGGACCACTACAACGCCCGCTGGGTCAAGCCCATCGGCGAAGTGGCCGAGCGCCCGTACCGCTGGTCCAACAAGGAGTTCTCCGACCTCGTGGACAAGATGGGGGCCATGCACCCGAGCAACTCGGCGTTCATGGACACTTACCGCCAGGCGATGGAGATCTGGCTCAAGAACCTGCCAGACGTCCCCACGATCCAGTGGTACCTGATCCTCCCGGTCAGCGGGACGGACTGGAAGGGCTGGCCGGACTCGAAGACGCCGTACTGCGCGCCATCGCTCTGGCATCGCGGCTCGGCCGGGCTGGTACTGAATACCATCCAGCCGGCCTGA
- a CDS encoding ABC transporter permease has protein sequence MRLDYLVRRLIQFLVVLWGAATLNFILPRLAPGNPVRERLLSALATGGYQQAGIEEMVRAYNEQFGLDKPLWVQYLLYIQHAFQLDFGYSIASYPSKVLNLIMAALPWTISLLLVSTLISFALGTLLGALMAWPRSPKFLRHLVLPMMALSAIPYYLLGLVLVYALGIALPLFPISGGFAVGTLPNWSWGFFQDAIYHSILPAFSIVLSAVGFWAIGMRGMMVTTEGEDYVVYAEAKGIPDRGIFLHYALRNAILPQLTSLALSLGTVVSGAVVVEIVFGYPGVGSLLFQAIAALDYFVIYGVVFMTVLAIAVATILLDLTYPLVDPRISYRGA, from the coding sequence ATGCGACTCGACTATCTCGTTCGTCGGCTCATCCAGTTCCTGGTTGTCCTCTGGGGTGCGGCAACGCTCAACTTCATCCTGCCGCGCCTGGCGCCCGGCAATCCCGTCCGCGAGCGCCTCCTGAGCGCGCTGGCGACGGGCGGCTACCAGCAGGCGGGCATCGAAGAGATGGTGCGCGCCTACAACGAGCAGTTTGGCCTGGACAAGCCGCTCTGGGTCCAGTACCTGCTCTACATCCAGCACGCCTTCCAACTGGACTTCGGCTACTCCATCGCGAGCTACCCGTCGAAAGTCCTGAACCTGATCATGGCGGCGCTCCCCTGGACCATCAGCCTGCTGCTGGTCTCCACCCTGATCTCGTTCGCGCTGGGGACGCTGCTCGGCGCGCTGATGGCGTGGCCGCGCTCCCCGAAGTTCCTGCGGCACCTCGTCCTGCCGATGATGGCGCTCTCGGCCATCCCGTACTACCTGCTCGGGCTGGTGCTGGTCTACGCGCTCGGCATCGCCCTGCCGCTCTTCCCGATCTCCGGCGGGTTCGCCGTGGGCACCCTCCCCAACTGGAGCTGGGGCTTCTTCCAGGACGCCATCTACCACTCGATCCTGCCGGCCTTTTCGATTGTGCTCTCGGCGGTCGGGTTCTGGGCCATCGGCATGCGCGGCATGATGGTCACCACCGAGGGCGAAGATTACGTCGTCTACGCCGAGGCGAAGGGCATCCCGGATCGCGGCATCTTCCTGCACTACGCCCTCCGCAACGCGATCCTGCCGCAGTTGACCTCGCTGGCCCTCTCGCTGGGCACCGTCGTGTCGGGGGCCGTCGTCGTCGAGATCGTGTTCGGGTATCCAGGCGTCGGCTCGCTGCTGTTCCAGGCCATCGCCGCGCTCGACTACTTCGTGATCTACGGGGTGGTCTTCATGACGGTGCTGGCCATCGCCGTCGCCACCATCTTGCTCGACCTGACCTACCCGCTGGTCGATCCGCGCATCTCGTACCGGGGGGCCTGA
- a CDS encoding ABC transporter permease: MADLSLALPPRARAVSAAPSRLDVFRDYARRNPELIVGLVVVGALLAIGLIGPLFVDVRQAQPMRAVPGQPPSARYLLGTDDQGRNLLAVMVAGLPLTLKVGFLAGAVGLSIGTLLGLTAGYLGGTVDTVISMIVDIILTVPGLLILITIAASIKTFISVEVLALVVASLAWPRPTRTIRSQVLTLRERGYIQVARRSGLGTPEIILFQLLPNLLPYLAASFVTAVSATILASIGLEVLGLGPQNDPTVGQTIYWAIKYNALLRNMWWWWIPPILVVVLMFVGLFLISSGLDEVANPRRRRVV, from the coding sequence ATGGCGGACCTCTCGCTTGCCCTTCCCCCGCGTGCCCGGGCCGTCTCGGCCGCGCCGAGCAGGCTGGACGTCTTCCGCGACTACGCCCGCCGCAACCCCGAGCTGATCGTCGGCCTCGTGGTCGTGGGCGCGCTGCTCGCCATCGGGCTGATCGGCCCGCTCTTCGTGGACGTGCGGCAGGCCCAGCCGATGCGCGCCGTGCCCGGCCAGCCGCCGAGCGCCCGCTACCTGCTCGGCACCGACGACCAGGGCCGCAACCTGTTGGCCGTGATGGTGGCTGGCCTGCCGCTGACCCTGAAGGTCGGGTTCCTGGCTGGCGCTGTCGGCCTGAGCATCGGGACGCTGCTCGGCCTGACGGCCGGCTACCTGGGCGGCACGGTGGACACCGTCATCTCGATGATCGTGGACATCATCCTGACGGTGCCCGGCCTGCTGATCCTGATCACCATCGCCGCCTCGATCAAGACGTTCATCAGCGTTGAGGTGCTGGCGCTGGTGGTCGCCTCGCTGGCGTGGCCGCGCCCCACCCGCACCATCCGCTCGCAGGTGCTGACCCTCCGCGAGCGCGGCTACATCCAGGTGGCGCGGCGCTCCGGCCTGGGCACCCCCGAGATCATCCTGTTCCAGTTGCTGCCGAATCTCCTCCCGTACCTGGCGGCCAGCTTCGTGACGGCGGTCTCGGCCACCATCCTGGCGTCCATCGGCCTGGAGGTGCTCGGGCTTGGCCCGCAGAACGACCCGACGGTCGGCCAGACGATCTACTGGGCGATCAAGTACAACGCGCTGCTCCGCAACATGTGGTGGTGGTGGATCCCGCCGATCCTGGTCGTCGTGCTGATGTTCGTGGGGCTGTTCCTGATCTCGTCCGGCCTGGACGAGGTCGCCAATCCCCGCCGTCGGAGGGTTGTGTGA
- a CDS encoding ABC transporter ATP-binding protein has product MLTVRDLRVHYHTLRGPVRAVDGVSFALRAGERLGLVGESGSGKSTMALALMRMIKPPGRIEGGEAILDGVNLLALSEEAMRRARLADIAMVAQGAMNSLNPVRRVRDQISDAVAAHGGIVQARNGSAWRSDARGFIPELLGRVGLAPSVAGMYPHQLSGGMKQRVCIAIAISLRPKVIVADEPTSALDVVVQRQIMETLRSVQEEIDAAVILIGHDMGLMAQFVHRLGVMYAGNLVELSDVLDVFDAPMHPYTQLLIASLPSLERKGVFQGIPGLPPSLLDKPAGCAFRARCPQAMTVCETDEPPLLEARPRRWVACHLYASSVVSPQVSEAGRLATASPVLDPLSDAVPPTTGPRTDQP; this is encoded by the coding sequence GTGCTGACCGTCCGCGACCTGCGCGTCCACTACCACACCCTGCGCGGCCCGGTCCGGGCCGTGGATGGCGTCAGCTTCGCGCTGCGGGCCGGCGAGCGCCTCGGCCTCGTCGGGGAGTCTGGCTCCGGCAAGTCCACCATGGCGCTGGCGCTGATGCGGATGATCAAGCCGCCCGGCCGCATCGAGGGCGGCGAGGCGATCCTCGACGGCGTCAACCTGCTGGCCCTCTCCGAGGAGGCGATGCGCCGCGCCCGCCTCGCCGACATCGCGATGGTGGCGCAGGGCGCCATGAACTCGCTCAACCCGGTCCGGCGGGTCCGCGACCAGATCTCAGACGCCGTCGCGGCGCACGGCGGCATCGTCCAGGCCCGCAACGGCAGCGCCTGGCGCTCGGACGCCCGTGGCTTCATCCCGGAGCTGCTGGGGCGCGTCGGGCTGGCGCCGTCCGTGGCCGGCATGTACCCGCACCAGTTGAGCGGCGGCATGAAGCAGCGCGTCTGCATCGCCATCGCCATCAGCCTCCGGCCGAAGGTGATCGTCGCCGACGAGCCGACCAGCGCCCTGGACGTGGTCGTCCAGCGGCAGATCATGGAGACGCTCCGCTCGGTGCAGGAGGAGATCGACGCCGCCGTCATCCTGATCGGGCACGACATGGGGCTGATGGCCCAGTTCGTTCACCGCCTGGGCGTCATGTACGCTGGCAACCTCGTCGAATTGAGCGACGTGCTGGATGTGTTCGACGCACCGATGCACCCGTACACGCAACTGCTGATCGCCAGCCTGCCCTCGCTCGAGCGGAAGGGCGTCTTCCAGGGCATCCCTGGTCTGCCGCCCTCGCTGCTCGACAAGCCAGCCGGCTGCGCCTTCCGGGCGCGCTGCCCACAGGCGATGACCGTCTGCGAGACGGATGAGCCGCCGTTGCTGGAGGCCCGCCCGCGCCGGTGGGTTGCCTGCCACCTCTACGCGTCGTCGGTGGTCAGCCCTCAGGTGTCAGAGGCTGGGCGGCTCGCCACGGCCTCCCCCGTGCTCGATCCTCTGTCCGATGCCGTGCCGCCGACGACGGGACCGAGGACGGACCAGCCATGA
- a CDS encoding ABC transporter ATP-binding protein yields MTENARTAAPLLEARNVTKVFGGGLMDRTKTTALADFSLTIANSPPSITAIVGESGSGKTTLARLLLGLVEPTTGQVLYDGTDVQKLSKQGWKEYLRQVQVIFQDPYEVYNPFYKVDTVLETPVRKFGLASSKAQARDLVEETLQAVGLRPEETLGRYPHQLSGGQRQRIMVARALIVRPRIIIADEPVSMVDASLRATILASLVKLNRDFGISLVYITHDLTTAYQVSENIVVLYRGTVAEAGSVEQVVRGPRHPYTQLLVGSVPRADPRHPWLGEEEASREAARASTQSCAFASRCPHALPACIEQHPPLYQPDPHCIVACYLHRESPVIERDALSRAFVQAAPTRV; encoded by the coding sequence ATGACTGAGAACGCGCGCACTGCAGCGCCCCTGCTCGAAGCCCGCAACGTCACGAAGGTGTTCGGCGGCGGCCTGATGGACCGCACGAAGACGACCGCCCTGGCCGACTTCTCGCTGACCATCGCCAACAGCCCGCCGTCGATCACCGCCATCGTCGGGGAGAGCGGCAGCGGCAAGACGACCCTGGCCCGCCTGCTGCTCGGCCTCGTCGAGCCGACCACCGGGCAGGTGCTGTACGACGGCACGGACGTCCAGAAGCTCAGCAAGCAGGGCTGGAAGGAGTACCTGCGGCAGGTCCAGGTGATCTTCCAGGATCCGTACGAGGTCTACAACCCCTTCTACAAGGTGGACACCGTCCTGGAGACGCCCGTCCGCAAGTTCGGGCTGGCGTCCTCGAAGGCCCAGGCTCGCGACCTGGTCGAGGAGACGCTCCAGGCGGTCGGGCTGCGGCCGGAGGAGACGCTCGGGCGCTACCCCCACCAGTTGAGCGGCGGCCAGCGTCAGCGCATCATGGTGGCCCGCGCGCTGATCGTGCGTCCGCGCATCATCATCGCCGACGAGCCGGTCTCGATGGTGGACGCCTCGCTGCGCGCCACGATCCTCGCCAGCCTCGTCAAACTGAACCGCGACTTCGGCATCTCGCTGGTCTACATCACCCACGATCTGACCACCGCGTATCAGGTCAGCGAGAACATCGTGGTGCTGTATCGCGGCACCGTCGCCGAGGCTGGCAGCGTCGAGCAGGTCGTGCGCGGGCCGCGCCACCCGTACACGCAGCTACTGGTCGGGTCGGTGCCGCGCGCCGATCCCCGCCATCCCTGGCTGGGCGAGGAGGAGGCCTCCCGCGAGGCCGCTCGGGCGTCCACGCAAAGCTGCGCCTTCGCCAGCCGCTGCCCGCATGCCCTGCCGGCCTGCATCGAGCAGCACCCGCCGCTCTACCAGCCCGATCCGCACTGCATCGTCGCCTGCTACCTGCACCGCGAGTCGCCCGTCATCGAGCGGGACGCCCTGAGCCGGGCGTTCGTGCAGGCCGCCCCGACCCGCGTCTGA
- a CDS encoding ABC transporter substrate-binding protein, with protein sequence MTTRETSMTSVSARLTRRGFLFRAVGLTGAAAAVLLAQACQNSGPPPSYGAGGTAPQAAAPTAAPKAPAAAPATQAPAAQAPAQPAAQAPAAKPAESKPAEARPAAGQPKPGGTLISAVTAEPSTLDPHLGFPATWTSLMYDYLVYFDKENKVQPNLAESWDVQNDGATLVFKLRKGVKFHNGRELVAEDVKYSMERLKDPKSVFARDYAAIQAVQVVDPSTVKMEFGKPFPGVFRMLAQFKGGEIVAKEAVEQNGDLARTGMGTGPFMFERWTPGSEIIVKKNPNYWRPGLPYLDGITFKIVPDEAGIVAGMRTGAIQHMQILDFTNIKGLESDPNVAVHRIPRVQDGVVAMYVNARIGHLADPKVREAIYWAFDRDAAVKIASGGQGIATGPISPTVTPWALPDDEVKKWWKRDVEAARKAVAEAKASGKYPDGIKTQVWADATTRWRVDTAQILSSNAKEVGIDCEVVMMEAGTLTKQFLDRQAPIYPNTWGGSAIDPDASHRFLHSKGQDYPYVNDPEIDKLLDDARYTWDPARRKEMYDKVQRTLLDRFHGIWMFHVDFYDATRKNVHYARDKYPPMILRGLEETWIE encoded by the coding sequence GTGACCACACGCGAGACCTCAATGACGAGCGTCAGCGCCCGCCTGACCCGGCGCGGTTTCCTGTTCCGCGCCGTGGGCCTGACCGGCGCCGCGGCCGCCGTGCTGCTGGCCCAGGCCTGTCAGAATTCTGGGCCGCCCCCTTCGTATGGGGCTGGCGGGACGGCCCCACAGGCCGCCGCTCCAACGGCCGCCCCAAAAGCTCCCGCGGCAGCCCCGGCTACGCAGGCGCCGGCTGCGCAGGCTCCAGCACAGCCAGCGGCACAGGCTCCGGCCGCCAAGCCAGCCGAGAGTAAGCCTGCCGAGGCCAGGCCGGCCGCCGGCCAGCCGAAGCCGGGCGGCACCCTCATCAGCGCCGTCACCGCCGAGCCTTCGACCCTCGATCCACATCTCGGGTTCCCGGCGACCTGGACCTCGTTGATGTACGACTACCTCGTCTACTTCGACAAGGAGAACAAGGTCCAGCCGAACCTTGCCGAGTCCTGGGACGTTCAGAACGACGGCGCGACCCTCGTCTTCAAGCTGCGGAAGGGCGTCAAGTTCCACAATGGCCGCGAGCTCGTCGCCGAGGACGTCAAGTACAGCATGGAGCGTCTCAAAGACCCGAAGTCGGTCTTTGCTCGCGACTACGCCGCGATCCAGGCGGTCCAGGTCGTCGATCCGTCCACCGTCAAGATGGAGTTCGGGAAGCCGTTCCCGGGCGTCTTCCGGATGCTGGCCCAGTTCAAGGGTGGCGAGATCGTCGCCAAGGAGGCCGTCGAGCAGAACGGCGACCTTGCCCGTACCGGCATGGGCACCGGCCCGTTCATGTTCGAGCGCTGGACGCCCGGCAGCGAGATCATCGTCAAGAAGAACCCGAACTACTGGCGGCCGGGCCTGCCCTACCTGGACGGCATCACCTTCAAGATCGTCCCGGACGAGGCCGGCATTGTGGCGGGCATGCGGACCGGTGCGATCCAGCACATGCAGATCCTCGACTTCACCAACATCAAGGGGCTGGAGTCCGATCCGAACGTTGCCGTCCACCGCATCCCGAGGGTGCAGGATGGCGTCGTCGCCATGTACGTCAACGCGCGCATCGGCCATCTCGCCGATCCGAAGGTCCGCGAGGCGATCTACTGGGCGTTCGACCGCGACGCCGCCGTGAAGATCGCGTCTGGCGGCCAGGGGATCGCGACCGGGCCGATCAGCCCGACAGTCACCCCCTGGGCCCTCCCCGACGACGAGGTCAAGAAGTGGTGGAAGCGGGATGTCGAGGCCGCCAGGAAGGCCGTGGCCGAGGCGAAGGCCAGCGGCAAGTACCCTGACGGCATCAAGACCCAGGTCTGGGCCGACGCCACGACGCGTTGGCGCGTCGACACCGCGCAGATCCTCTCCTCCAACGCCAAGGAAGTCGGCATCGACTGCGAGGTCGTCATGATGGAGGCGGGGACGCTCACCAAGCAGTTCCTCGACCGTCAGGCGCCGATCTACCCGAATACCTGGGGCGGCTCGGCCATCGACCCTGATGCGAGCCACCGCTTCCTGCACAGCAAGGGCCAGGACTACCCGTACGTCAACGATCCGGAGATCGACAAGCTCCTGGACGATGCCCGCTACACCTGGGATCCAGCCAGGCGGAAAGAGATGTACGACAAGGTGCAGCGCACGCTGTTGGACCGCTTCCACGGGATCTGGATGTTCCACGTCGACTTCTACGACGCGACGCGCAAGAACGTCCATTACGCCCGCGACAAGTACCCGCCGATGATCCTGCGCGGCCTGGAAGAGACCTGGATCGAGTAG
- a CDS encoding ABC transporter permease, which yields MHRYIAGRLLATIPTLLGVVTLVFVVMRLVPGTIVDQLLAQGDSSEEVQRSLRAFFGLDQPVYVQYGRYLGSLLTGDLGTSWRARFPAMDMILYALPVTLQLALMAAVISMIVGITLGVLSAVNENTWLDHVIRIVSLFSLSMPVFWQATMIILVLSLTVRWAPLGYVSPFVDPLQNLSLMILPALALGTSASASVMRMTRSCLLDVLRQDYIRTAQAKGLRQRAVVLRHAIKNAMIPVVTILGLQFGSLLGGSVVVESVFGMPGIGLLILNAIGMRDYPIVQGAVIFTAVLFMATNLLVDVLYGYLDPRIRLSRSGGRS from the coding sequence ATGCACCGCTACATCGCGGGACGGCTGCTCGCGACCATCCCGACCCTGCTCGGGGTCGTCACCCTCGTGTTCGTCGTGATGCGGCTCGTCCCCGGCACCATCGTCGATCAACTCCTGGCTCAGGGCGACTCGAGCGAGGAAGTCCAGCGCTCGCTGCGGGCCTTCTTCGGGCTGGATCAGCCGGTGTACGTCCAGTACGGACGCTATCTCGGCAGTCTGCTCACCGGCGACCTCGGCACAAGCTGGCGAGCGCGCTTCCCCGCCATGGACATGATCCTCTACGCCCTGCCGGTCACCTTGCAGCTCGCGCTGATGGCCGCCGTGATCTCGATGATCGTCGGGATCACCCTCGGCGTGCTCTCGGCCGTCAACGAGAACACCTGGCTCGATCACGTCATCCGGATCGTCAGCCTGTTCAGCCTGTCGATGCCCGTCTTCTGGCAGGCGACCATGATCATCCTGGTGCTCTCGCTGACAGTCCGCTGGGCGCCGCTCGGGTACGTCAGCCCGTTCGTCGATCCGCTCCAGAACCTCTCGCTGATGATCCTGCCGGCCCTGGCGCTCGGGACCAGCGCCTCGGCCAGCGTCATGCGGATGACCCGCTCCTGCCTGCTGGACGTCCTCCGGCAGGACTACATCCGCACCGCCCAGGCGAAGGGTCTGCGGCAGCGGGCCGTCGTGCTGCGCCACGCCATCAAGAACGCCATGATCCCCGTCGTCACGATCCTTGGCTTGCAGTTCGGATCGCTGCTCGGCGGCTCGGTCGTGGTCGAATCCGTGTTCGGGATGCCGGGCATCGGCCTGCTGATCCTGAACGCCATCGGTATGCGGGACTACCCCATCGTCCAGGGAGCGGTGATCTTCACGGCCGTCCTGTTCATGGCGACGAATCTGCTGGTCGACGTGCTCTACGGCTACCTCGACCCGCGCATCCGGCTGAGCCGCTCGGGAGGCCGCTCGTGA